From the genome of Mesorhizobium japonicum MAFF 303099, one region includes:
- a CDS encoding helix-turn-helix domain-containing protein, with amino-acid sequence MSLRKVQRNAEILSMKASGKNAVEIARTIGVSPTRVRTILKFYDLHPEIKASDLNRPPERRNQ; translated from the coding sequence ATGTCGCTCAGGAAGGTGCAGCGGAACGCAGAAATCCTGTCGATGAAGGCGTCCGGCAAGAATGCGGTAGAGATTGCTCGAACGATCGGAGTGTCGCCCACTCGGGTCCGCACGATCTTGAAGTTTTACGATTTGCATCCAGAGATCAAGGCGTCCGACCTCAATCGCCCGCCTGAGCGCCGTAATCAGTAA
- a CDS encoding DUF6950 family protein, which produces MTLEEYIRLPHRWQWGYTDCTLFAADWVIAATGKDPGAELRGTYFDADAAAAILLASGGAERLVGAKLSALGFHRVQTARDGDIGMVLAMTGFDAARAMLKEIPAIRFGPLWAVMSARGVMVKHLDWTGVAWRIA; this is translated from the coding sequence ATGACGCTGGAAGAATACATCCGCCTGCCGCACCGGTGGCAGTGGGGTTACACCGACTGCACGCTGTTCGCGGCCGACTGGGTTATCGCCGCGACGGGTAAGGATCCGGGTGCCGAATTGCGCGGCACCTATTTCGACGCTGATGCCGCTGCCGCCATCCTGCTCGCCTCTGGCGGCGCGGAACGGCTTGTCGGCGCGAAACTCTCCGCTCTGGGCTTCCATCGCGTCCAGACAGCGCGTGACGGCGATATCGGCATGGTCCTGGCCATGACCGGATTCGACGCCGCCCGCGCCATGCTGAAGGAAATACCGGCCATCCGCTTCGGCCCGCTCTGGGCCGTCATGTCGGCGCGCGGCGTCATGGTCAAGCATCTAGATTGGACTGGCGTGGCATGGCGCATAGCGTGA
- a CDS encoding SGNH/GDSL hydrolase family protein: MAVVPFNALFADGPAGNPYQPPKQDLRDTFNDLNGRISTVSESVHYSTEFGFVDDGVAGVDTGTDNDAAWAAAKAALTNGETLVMVRQNTGVFYFATTSDFTGIPIDATSNPTFNGPNVYNDRTSAEVAAGGPPITIVGAGRLTSISTSLNVTYRRHAEPVAKADFLTDGDVAYDEPTVVDMSGAAVTMLKYAWPNGNTTSATSTGITKTTNDIQINRATADNSVLMFAGVVPEATCQYSWVVGPNVNDVPFAVIAFDGGYHAVYAALNSRAIHKKLTAPSIFTEVNIPDFGARITPETSYTFAQGSITIDLITPTKYQVGLNGVVFAEGDLPSPALYVGPGLFFGPGQTGTSHFFNMVKVKNPSRLAPRPIRALFVGDSKMDPVFQGWPDDIARIMQGSMGVQWEYTRNIAVAGETLAQQLTRILALDMTGYTDVFIGLGTNDAQGLTSQTTFATNLGLMLNQALSLGARVTLLLTPAFYTRADGYAVTGFVNQGQASVNGAAVPAYREIIRRVVATYRDAGSKVALVDAGKICGPTLAQYLTWASSWSGSRVDTNVFDNIHEGRTARTKIAQACARAAFGLATPARTKKYPSLLTSAVPASWYANSWTASSPAAVFWIDERGYKHLDGVIQANAGPLADATVVMTLPTYMRPARNIQLAAVGSKVATAGQANQTWVEILATGDVRVYGVDTTNKFVRLSDAHWE; this comes from the coding sequence ATGGCAGTCGTACCCTTCAACGCGCTTTTCGCTGACGGCCCTGCCGGCAATCCGTATCAGCCGCCGAAGCAAGATCTTCGCGATACTTTCAATGATCTGAATGGTCGGATCAGCACTGTCAGTGAGTCCGTGCATTACTCGACTGAATTCGGGTTTGTCGATGACGGCGTGGCTGGCGTTGATACTGGCACCGACAACGATGCTGCTTGGGCTGCGGCAAAGGCAGCGCTGACGAATGGCGAAACCCTTGTCATGGTTCGGCAGAACACAGGCGTGTTCTACTTCGCGACGACGAGCGATTTCACCGGCATCCCTATCGACGCAACGAGCAATCCGACTTTCAATGGACCGAACGTCTACAATGACAGGACGTCAGCGGAAGTCGCTGCCGGCGGACCCCCCATTACCATTGTAGGGGCGGGTAGGCTTACGTCGATCAGCACATCCCTCAACGTCACCTACCGTCGCCATGCGGAACCGGTGGCAAAGGCGGATTTCCTCACCGATGGCGACGTTGCCTATGATGAGCCGACCGTTGTCGACATGTCCGGGGCGGCGGTCACCATGCTCAAATACGCATGGCCGAACGGCAACACGACTTCGGCGACATCAACCGGCATCACCAAGACGACCAACGACATTCAGATCAACAGGGCGACGGCAGACAATTCCGTTCTTATGTTTGCCGGCGTAGTGCCCGAGGCCACATGTCAATACTCATGGGTGGTTGGTCCTAACGTCAATGACGTTCCGTTTGCAGTGATCGCTTTTGATGGCGGCTACCATGCTGTCTATGCGGCCCTCAACTCGCGTGCCATCCACAAGAAGCTAACGGCGCCAAGCATTTTCACCGAGGTCAATATTCCGGATTTCGGCGCGAGAATAACGCCAGAGACGTCGTACACCTTCGCCCAAGGGTCGATCACGATAGACCTTATTACGCCAACGAAATACCAGGTTGGCCTAAACGGCGTGGTGTTCGCGGAAGGGGACCTTCCTTCGCCTGCATTGTATGTCGGGCCAGGCCTGTTTTTTGGGCCAGGTCAGACGGGCACGTCTCATTTTTTCAACATGGTGAAGGTGAAAAACCCCAGCCGCCTGGCGCCCCGCCCAATCCGCGCGTTGTTCGTTGGCGACAGCAAAATGGACCCGGTTTTCCAGGGGTGGCCAGACGACATTGCGCGCATCATGCAGGGCTCAATGGGCGTGCAGTGGGAATACACAAGGAACATCGCCGTAGCTGGCGAGACCTTGGCCCAGCAGCTTACTCGCATCCTTGCTCTAGACATGACGGGTTACACCGATGTGTTCATTGGCCTTGGCACCAACGATGCACAAGGTCTCACATCGCAAACCACGTTCGCCACAAACTTGGGTTTGATGCTCAACCAGGCTTTGAGCCTGGGGGCTCGCGTAACGCTTTTGCTAACGCCAGCATTCTATACCAGAGCCGACGGTTATGCGGTCACAGGATTTGTCAATCAGGGCCAGGCTTCAGTCAACGGCGCAGCTGTCCCTGCGTATCGAGAGATCATCCGACGCGTCGTCGCCACGTACCGGGACGCGGGAAGCAAGGTTGCCCTTGTGGACGCCGGAAAGATATGCGGTCCCACTCTTGCGCAGTATCTGACTTGGGCTTCGTCGTGGAGTGGGAGTCGCGTCGACACCAACGTCTTTGACAACATCCACGAGGGGCGCACTGCCCGCACCAAGATAGCTCAGGCGTGCGCAAGAGCCGCCTTTGGGCTCGCAACGCCGGCAAGGACGAAGAAATATCCTAGCCTTTTAACGTCGGCCGTCCCGGCTTCCTGGTACGCAAACAGTTGGACAGCTTCGTCTCCTGCGGCGGTCTTTTGGATTGATGAGCGCGGCTATAAGCACCTTGACGGAGTGATCCAGGCGAATGCTGGCCCTCTCGCAGACGCTACGGTGGTTATGACCCTGCCGACCTACATGCGCCCGGCGCGAAATATCCAGCTAGCCGCGGTCGGCTCAAAAGTGGCCACGGCGGGGCAGGCTAACCAGACGTGGGTGGAGATCCTGGCTACTGGCGACGTCCGGGTGTACGGGGTCGATACCACCAACAAGTTCGTCCGCCTCTCTGACGCGCACTGGGAGTGA
- a CDS encoding glycoside hydrolase family 108 protein yields the protein MAVSRERESLARVLAHEGGYSNHPNDPGGPTMKGVTQRVYDGFRKGKGLATRSVKSITTAELNEIYDRQYWDAVQGDALPAGVDYVVFDGAVNSGPGRSIMWLQQALRPAYTGRIDGVLGMGTLAALKADKNNDALIDRICSARMAFLKHLSTFGTFGRGWTARVAEVRAIGQAWATGQVPQAANFVDGGQAKAFVDDANAAPSTAPADLATGAGTGGLGLSGYLYDLQNQLSPLSYTSEWIGKVVVVVALASAVLAIGGLGYRWYANRKAKHLAAALGTAPA from the coding sequence ATGGCTGTTTCCCGTGAAAGGGAATCGCTTGCTCGCGTGCTTGCGCATGAGGGCGGCTATTCGAACCATCCCAACGACCCTGGTGGCCCGACGATGAAGGGCGTCACGCAACGCGTCTATGACGGCTTTCGGAAGGGCAAAGGCCTTGCCACCCGCTCAGTCAAAAGCATCACCACCGCCGAATTGAATGAAATCTATGATCGTCAGTATTGGGACGCGGTGCAGGGCGACGCGTTGCCGGCCGGCGTCGACTACGTGGTTTTTGACGGCGCGGTGAATTCCGGTCCCGGTCGCTCGATCATGTGGCTTCAGCAGGCGTTACGGCCTGCCTATACCGGCCGCATTGACGGCGTCCTCGGCATGGGCACGCTTGCGGCGCTGAAGGCGGACAAGAACAACGACGCGCTGATCGACCGCATTTGTAGCGCCCGCATGGCCTTCCTGAAGCACCTCAGCACGTTCGGAACCTTCGGCCGGGGCTGGACGGCTCGCGTTGCTGAAGTCCGAGCAATCGGCCAGGCATGGGCAACCGGTCAGGTGCCACAGGCGGCTAACTTCGTCGACGGCGGCCAAGCGAAAGCCTTTGTCGATGATGCCAACGCCGCACCGTCGACCGCGCCGGCGGACTTGGCAACTGGCGCCGGCACCGGTGGCCTCGGTCTGTCTGGTTACCTCTATGATCTGCAGAACCAGCTGTCGCCGCTGTCTTACACCAGCGAGTGGATCGGCAAGGTGGTCGTGGTCGTGGCACTCGCAAGCGCGGTGCTGGCGATCGGCGGGCTCGGTTATCGCTGGTACGCCAACCGCAAGGCCAAGCACCTCGCCGCCGCGCTCGGGACGGCGCCGGCATGA
- a CDS encoding DUF1515 family protein: MMPTSGTKSLEMMIGGLLQATQDMQRDITEIRRDIKDSDARAALSYEQSEQRAASSRAKMYQKTDELVDRVTATESAVSKLNADMTSVKEVTAEVTRWKLMGLGALGVTGMAAAALASLVTAYWGDIWRVLRGG; encoded by the coding sequence ATGATGCCGACGTCGGGAACGAAGAGCCTTGAGATGATGATCGGCGGCCTGCTGCAAGCCACGCAGGACATGCAGCGCGACATCACCGAGATCCGGCGTGATATCAAGGACAGCGATGCGCGAGCCGCGCTGAGCTACGAGCAATCGGAACAGCGCGCCGCCTCCAGTCGTGCGAAAATGTATCAAAAGACCGACGAACTGGTCGATCGCGTGACCGCCACCGAAAGCGCGGTCAGCAAGCTCAATGCCGACATGACCAGCGTTAAGGAAGTGACGGCCGAGGTGACGCGCTGGAAGCTCATGGGGCTTGGTGCACTCGGCGTCACCGGCATGGCCGCCGCTGCCCTTGCGTCGCTCGTTACCGCCTATTGGGGCGACATCTGGCGGGTGCTGCGCGGCGGATGA
- a CDS encoding NAD-dependent epimerase/dehydratase family protein: MVAKCLVLGGGGFIGSNICRRLSAEGLSVTAFGRRKGIAPLPREIAWFEGDFRDNLAVTKALQSHDTVIHLVHSTWPSTADADMAADIRDSVIPSVELLDACVRSGVKRIIYFSSGGTVYGEVDEIPIREDSPTNPVGAYGVSKLMIEHYVRLYERKYGLNSFIVRLANPFGPWQVEAHNQGLVAFAGHLIQSDRQVTVYGDGSARRDYVYVEDVANFVARLINYNGAKRTFNVGGGGNGQSILDVIHAIETSLGKRAMIKREPSRPFDVPSNVLSIERAEKELGWRPATSFPDGIDYTLSWQREFYARP, from the coding sequence ATGGTTGCAAAATGTCTGGTCCTTGGCGGCGGCGGCTTCATCGGCTCGAATATATGCCGGCGCCTGAGCGCTGAGGGTCTGTCGGTGACTGCCTTTGGGCGCCGAAAAGGTATTGCACCACTGCCACGTGAAATCGCTTGGTTCGAAGGAGACTTCAGAGACAATTTGGCGGTGACGAAGGCTCTGCAAAGTCACGACACCGTAATCCACCTTGTCCATTCCACTTGGCCATCGACTGCGGATGCGGACATGGCAGCCGATATTCGCGACAGCGTCATTCCCTCAGTCGAGCTGCTCGATGCCTGCGTCAGGTCTGGAGTAAAGCGAATAATCTATTTCTCCTCGGGAGGGACTGTCTACGGAGAGGTCGACGAGATTCCCATTAGGGAAGATAGTCCTACCAACCCCGTTGGGGCCTACGGTGTTTCGAAACTAATGATTGAGCACTACGTTCGATTGTACGAGCGCAAATACGGCCTCAACAGTTTCATTGTGCGGTTGGCCAATCCATTCGGTCCATGGCAGGTTGAGGCGCACAATCAGGGTCTGGTTGCGTTTGCCGGGCACCTGATTCAGAGCGATCGGCAAGTCACTGTTTACGGCGATGGCAGCGCTCGCCGCGACTATGTTTATGTCGAGGATGTCGCCAATTTCGTCGCCCGGCTCATCAACTACAACGGCGCCAAGCGCACTTTTAATGTCGGCGGAGGCGGCAATGGTCAATCGATCCTCGACGTCATCCATGCGATTGAAACATCGTTAGGCAAGAGGGCCATGATCAAACGTGAGCCATCAAGACCATTTGATGTACCATCCAACGTCCTGTCCATCGAGCGCGCCGAAAAGGAACTGGGGTGGAGGCCGGCGACATCGTTCCCCGACGGGATTGATTACACCCTATCCTGGCAGCGAGAATTTTATGCTAGGCCGTGA